From Triticum aestivum cultivar Chinese Spring chromosome 4A, IWGSC CS RefSeq v2.1, whole genome shotgun sequence, a single genomic window includes:
- the LOC123086421 gene encoding zinc finger CCCH domain-containing protein 53 isoform X2: MDAYEATKVVFARVQGLVDADLASKIMGMLLTQDKSEEDMIRLAFGPEHLLQSVVADLAACSKPPSPPAPAWRMAPGAAGGDAEGGLPFGAASEAFYPEEEYGCWSPASGTHHRRSFSLSDAEGGWKPCQYFARGFCKNGSGCRFLHGLPEDVAEQEMAVMRAKALAAARSQMMAPAFPFSPSPPKGLSFLLQQQSESQRAADMLFAGGDDMHRFSHRSPRMDRGDLAINHGARQIYLTFPADSTFTEEDVSSYFSMYGPVQDVRIPHQPKRMFGFVSFVYPETVRLVLAKGNPHFVCDARVLVKPYKEKGKVPDRFRHGGGGGHCLSPHHREFASVGSALPPAGLLDSRDPFDLQQPQIGQRMLYGSMAGHEAAFLRRRLEEQQEAAELQHAIELQGRRLMGLQFLDLKNRGHHLLGSPVGSPSDGNGGCFSGNGNGVHLDDAISTIQDNSNLSSGLFMGPYAAASVISKEGKQECQEEGGDGNGNGDGSPKQAVNSGEEGRRESGPGAAAASNVVCEYQERLSSGQGAIGL, translated from the exons ATGGACGCCTACGAGGCCACCAAGGTGGTGTTCGCACGGGTCCAGGGGCTCGTCGACGCGGACCTCGCCTCCAAGATCATGGGCATGCTGCTCACCCAGGACAAGAGCGAGGAGGATATGATCCGCCTCGCCTTCGGCCCCGAGCACCTCCTCCAGTCCGTCGTCGCCGACCTCGCGGCCTGCAGCAAACCCCCCTCCCCGCCCGCGCCGGCATGGAGGATGGCGCCGGGTGCGGCTGGAGGAGATGCTGAAGGCGGCCTCCCGTTCGGCGCCGCATCCGAAGCGTTCTACCCCGAGGAGGAGTACGGCTGCTGGTCTCCGGCGAGCGGCACTCATCACCGCCGGAGCTTCTCGCTGAGCGACGCCGAGGGCGGGTGGAAGCCGTGCCAGTACTTCGCCCGGGGGTTCTGCAAGAACGGCTCCGGCTGCCGCTTCCTGCACGGGCTGCCCGAGGACGTCGCCGAGCAGGAGATGGCGGTCATGCGCGCCAAGGCCCTCGCCGCCGCGCGGTCGCAGATGATGGCGCCCGCCTTCCCCTTCTCGCCATCGCCGCCCAAAGGCCTCAGCTTCCTCCTACAGCAGCAGAGCGAGTCCCAAAG GGCGGCGGACATGCTGTTCGCCGGAGGCGATGACATGCACAGGTTCTCCCACCGGTCGCCTCGCATGGACCGCGGCGACCTCGCCATCAACCACGGCGCGCGCCAGATCTACCTCACCTTCCCCGCCGACTCCACCTTCACCGAAGAGGACGTGTCAAGCTACTTCAG CATGTACGGGCCGGTACAGGACGTGCGCATCCCGCACCAGCCGAAGCGCATGTTCGGCTTCGTCTCCTTCGTCTACCCGGAGACGGTGCGGCTCGTCCTCGCCAAGGGCAACCCACACTTCGTCTGCGACGCGCGCGTCCTCGTCAAGCCTTACAAGGAGAAGGGCAAGGTCCCCGACAGGTtcaggcatggcggcggcggcggccactgcCTCTCTCCTCACCACCGCGAGTTCGCCTCCGTGGGCAGCGCGCTGCCGCCTGCCGGTCTGCTCGACTCCAgggaccccttcgacctccagcaGCCGCAAATCG GGCAGAGAATGCTGTACGGGAGCATGGCCGGCCACGAGGCGGCGTTTCTGAGGAGGAGGCTGGAGGAGcagcaggaggcggcggagctgcAGCATGCCATCGAGCTGCAAGGCCGCCGGCTCATGGGGCTGCAGTTTCTTGACCTCAAGAACAGGGGCCACCACCTCCTCGGCTCCCCCGTGGGCTCACCTTCCGACGGCAATGGCGGCTGCTTCAGTGGGAACGGCAATGGCGTCCATCTTGATGACGCCATTAGCACCATCCAAG ATAACAGCAATCTGAGCAGTGGTCTTTTCATGGGTCCATATGCTGCTGCTTCTGTGATTTCTAAAGAAGGGAAGCAGGAGTGTCAGGAGGAGGGTGGTGATGGCAATGGCAATGGCGATGGCAGTCCCAAGCAGGCAGTCAACTCTGGGGAAGAGGGGAGGAGGGAATCTGGTCCTGGGGCAGCAGCTGCATCCAATGTTGTTTGTGAATACCAAGAAAG ATTGTCGTCTGGGCAGGGAGCAATTGGGCTGTGA
- the LOC123086421 gene encoding zinc finger CCCH domain-containing protein 53 isoform X1 encodes MDAYEATKVVFARVQGLVDADLASKIMGMLLTQDKSEEDMIRLAFGPEHLLQSVVADLAACSKPPSPPAPAWRMAPGAAGGDAEGGLPFGAASEAFYPEEEYGCWSPASGTHHRRSFSLSDAEGGWKPCQYFARGFCKNGSGCRFLHGLPEDVAEQEMAVMRAKALAAARSQMMAPAFPFSPSPPKGLSFLLQQQSESQRAADMLFAGGDDMHRFSHRSPRMDRGDLAINHGARQIYLTFPADSTFTEEDVSSYFSMYGPVQDVRIPHQPKRMFGFVSFVYPETVRLVLAKGNPHFVCDARVLVKPYKEKGKVPDRFRHGGGGGHCLSPHHREFASVGSALPPAGLLDSRDPFDLQQPQIGQRMLYGSMAGHEAAFLRRRLEEQQEAAELQHAIELQGRRLMGLQFLDLKNRGHHLLGSPVGSPSDGNGGCFSGNGNGVHLDDAISTIQDNSNLSSGLFMGPYAAASVISKEGKQECQEEGGDGNGNGDGSPKQAVNSGEEGRRESGPGAAAASNVVCEYQESGMEHTHHLPGSPFASPTKEASIAAAEQLTAHTGAMGNSSSPHLVASSLFPPTKPLYSSCFSQVPRLSSGQGAIGL; translated from the exons ATGGACGCCTACGAGGCCACCAAGGTGGTGTTCGCACGGGTCCAGGGGCTCGTCGACGCGGACCTCGCCTCCAAGATCATGGGCATGCTGCTCACCCAGGACAAGAGCGAGGAGGATATGATCCGCCTCGCCTTCGGCCCCGAGCACCTCCTCCAGTCCGTCGTCGCCGACCTCGCGGCCTGCAGCAAACCCCCCTCCCCGCCCGCGCCGGCATGGAGGATGGCGCCGGGTGCGGCTGGAGGAGATGCTGAAGGCGGCCTCCCGTTCGGCGCCGCATCCGAAGCGTTCTACCCCGAGGAGGAGTACGGCTGCTGGTCTCCGGCGAGCGGCACTCATCACCGCCGGAGCTTCTCGCTGAGCGACGCCGAGGGCGGGTGGAAGCCGTGCCAGTACTTCGCCCGGGGGTTCTGCAAGAACGGCTCCGGCTGCCGCTTCCTGCACGGGCTGCCCGAGGACGTCGCCGAGCAGGAGATGGCGGTCATGCGCGCCAAGGCCCTCGCCGCCGCGCGGTCGCAGATGATGGCGCCCGCCTTCCCCTTCTCGCCATCGCCGCCCAAAGGCCTCAGCTTCCTCCTACAGCAGCAGAGCGAGTCCCAAAG GGCGGCGGACATGCTGTTCGCCGGAGGCGATGACATGCACAGGTTCTCCCACCGGTCGCCTCGCATGGACCGCGGCGACCTCGCCATCAACCACGGCGCGCGCCAGATCTACCTCACCTTCCCCGCCGACTCCACCTTCACCGAAGAGGACGTGTCAAGCTACTTCAG CATGTACGGGCCGGTACAGGACGTGCGCATCCCGCACCAGCCGAAGCGCATGTTCGGCTTCGTCTCCTTCGTCTACCCGGAGACGGTGCGGCTCGTCCTCGCCAAGGGCAACCCACACTTCGTCTGCGACGCGCGCGTCCTCGTCAAGCCTTACAAGGAGAAGGGCAAGGTCCCCGACAGGTtcaggcatggcggcggcggcggccactgcCTCTCTCCTCACCACCGCGAGTTCGCCTCCGTGGGCAGCGCGCTGCCGCCTGCCGGTCTGCTCGACTCCAgggaccccttcgacctccagcaGCCGCAAATCG GGCAGAGAATGCTGTACGGGAGCATGGCCGGCCACGAGGCGGCGTTTCTGAGGAGGAGGCTGGAGGAGcagcaggaggcggcggagctgcAGCATGCCATCGAGCTGCAAGGCCGCCGGCTCATGGGGCTGCAGTTTCTTGACCTCAAGAACAGGGGCCACCACCTCCTCGGCTCCCCCGTGGGCTCACCTTCCGACGGCAATGGCGGCTGCTTCAGTGGGAACGGCAATGGCGTCCATCTTGATGACGCCATTAGCACCATCCAAG ATAACAGCAATCTGAGCAGTGGTCTTTTCATGGGTCCATATGCTGCTGCTTCTGTGATTTCTAAAGAAGGGAAGCAGGAGTGTCAGGAGGAGGGTGGTGATGGCAATGGCAATGGCGATGGCAGTCCCAAGCAGGCAGTCAACTCTGGGGAAGAGGGGAGGAGGGAATCTGGTCCTGGGGCAGCAGCTGCATCCAATGTTGTTTGTGAATACCAAGAAAG TGGCATGGAGCACACCCACCACCTGCCTGGTAGCCCCTTTGCTTCCCCCACCAAGGAGGCCTCCATTGCTGCTGCTGAGCAGCTGACAGCTCACACTGGTGCCATGGGCAACAGTAGCAGCCCCCACCTGGTGGCCTCTTCTCTTTTCCCGCCTACAAAACCTCTCTACAGCTCCTGCTTCTCTCAAGTGCCTAG ATTGTCGTCTGGGCAGGGAGCAATTGGGCTGTGA